In Phacochoerus africanus isolate WHEZ1 chromosome 2, ROS_Pafr_v1, whole genome shotgun sequence, one DNA window encodes the following:
- the MBD1 gene encoding methyl-CpG-binding domain protein 1 isoform X9 has product MFKRVGCGECTACQVTEDCGACSTCLLQLPHDVASGLFCKCEQRRCLRIVERSRGCGVCRGCQTREDCGRCRVCLRPPRPGLRRQWKCVQRRCLRHLAHRLRRHHQRCQRRPSLAVAPPAGKHGRRRGGCDSKVAPRRRSRAQPLPPLLPSQPPESPELHPRTLAPSPRAEFIYYCVDEDELQPYTNRRQNRKCGACTACLRRMDCGHCDFCCDKPKFGGSNQKRQKCRWRQCLQFAMKRLLPSVWAGSEDGSEPPPPYPRRKRPGSARRPRLGQTLKPPLATPTARRDHTQTSMKQETGGGFVLPPPGTDLVFLREGASSPVQVPGPAPASTEALLQEAQCPGLSWVVALPQVKQEKADAQEDWTPGTAILTSPVLLPGCPSKTVDPGLPAVKQEPPDPEEDKEENKDDSASDLAPEEEAGGAGTPVITEIFSLGGTRLRDTAVWLPRTGNREGKKDVKCGRPRTHWRP; this is encoded by the exons ATGTTTAAG CGTGTGGGCTGTGGGGAGTGCACAGCCTGCCAGGTAACAGAAGACTGTGGGGCCTGCTCCACCTGCCTTCTGCAGTTGCCCCATGACGTGGCATCGGGGCTGTTCTGCAAGTGTGAGCAAAGACGGTGCCTCCGGATTGTGGAAAGG AGCCGAGGATGTGGAGTATGCCGGGGCTGTCAGACCCGAGAGGACTGTGGGCGTTGTCGAGTCTGCCTTCGCCCTCCCCGCCCTGGTCTCAGGCGCCAGTGGAAGTGCGTCCAGCGGCGTTGCTTACGG CACCTTGCCCATCGCCTCCGTCGCCACCATCAGCGATGTCAACGACGCCCTTCCCTAGCTGTGGCTCCCCCTGCT gGTAAACATGGCCGCCGCAGGGGAGGCTGTGACTCCAAGGTAGCTCCACGGCGGCGGTCCCGAGCACAGCCACTGCCTCCGCTTCTCCCGTCACAGCCTCCAGAGTCTCCAGAGCTG CACCCCAGAACCCTGGCCCCCTCGCCACGTGCCGAATTCATCTATTACTGTGTAGACGAGGACGAGCTA CAGCCTTATACGAACCGCCGGCAGAATCGCAAGTGTGGGGCCTGTACAGCCTGCCTGCGGCGGATGGACTGTGGCCACTGTGACTTCTGCTGTGACAAGCCCAAATTTGGGGGCAGCAACCAGAAGCGCCAGAAATGTCGTTGGCGCCAATGCCTGCAGTTTGCTATG AAGCGGCTGCTGCCAAGTGTCTGGGCAGGGTCTGAGGATGGGTCAGAGCCGCCCCCACCTTACCCTCGTCGAAAAAGGCCTGGCTCTGCTCGAAGGCCTCGTCTGGGTCAGACCTTGAAGCCTCccttggccacacctacagcccGACGAGACCATACCCAGACTTCAATGAAGCAGGAAACGGGCGGTGGCTTTGTGCTGCCCCCACCTGGCACTGACCTTGTGTTCTTACGGGAGGGTGCAAGCAGTCCTGTGCAGGTGCCTGGCCCAGCTCCAGCTTCCACAGAAGCTTTGTTGCAG GAGGCCCAGTGCCCTGGCCTGAGTTGGGTTGTGGCCTTACCCCAGGTGAAGCAAGAGAAGGCGGATGCCCAGGAAGACTGGACACCGGGCACAGCCATCCTGACTTCTCCTGTATTGCTGCCGGGCTGCCCCAGCAAG ACAGTAGATCCAGGCCTTCCAGCTGTGAAGCAAGAGCCACCTGACCCTGAGGAGGACAAGGAGGAGAACAAGGATGACTCTGCCTCTGACTTGGCcccagaggaggaggcaggaggggctggcACGCCCGTG ATCACGGAGATTTTCAGCCTGGGTGGAACCCGCCTCCGGGACACAGCAGTCTGGTTGCCAAG
- the MBD1 gene encoding methyl-CpG-binding domain protein 1 isoform X28: MAEDWLDCPALGPGWKRREVFRKSGATCGRSDTYYQSPTGDRIRSKVELTRYLGPACDLSLFDFKQGILCYPAPKAHSLAVPSRKRKKPSKPAKARKRQVGPQKSEVRKETPRDETKADANPAPASLPAPGCCENCGISFSGDGTRRQRLKTLCKDCRAQRIAFNREQRMFKRVGCGECTACQVTEDCGACSTCLLQLPHDVASGLFCKCEQRRCLRIVERSRGCGVCRGCQTREDCGRCRVCLRPPRPGLRRQWKCVQRRCLRGKHGRRRGGCDSKVAPRRRSRAQPLPPLLPSQPPESPELHPRTLAPSPRAEFIYYCVDEDELQPYTNRRQNRKCGACTACLRRMDCGHCDFCCDKPKFGGSNQKRQKCRWRQCLQFAMKRLLPSVWAGSEDGSEPPPPYPRRKRPGSARRPRLGQTLKPPLATPTARRDHTQTSMKQETGGGFVLPPPGTDLVFLREGASSPVQVPGPAPASTEALLQVKQEKADAQEDWTPGTAILTSPVLLPGCPSKTVDPGLPAVKQEPPDPEEDKEENKDDSASDLAPEEEAGGAGTPVITEIFSLGGTRLRDTAVWLPSLQDRQSRREEGCKVWETKDTLAPMSTSWNPRGWPGTHVSLSPPPTSMIWVSCRRSWCPSSQS, from the exons ATGGCTGAGGACTGGCTGGACTGCccggccctgggccctggctggAAGCGCCGTGAGGTCTTTCGAAAGTCAGGTGCCACCTGCGGACGCTCAGACACCTATTACCAGAG CCCCACAGGAGACAGGATCCGAAGCAAAGTTGAGCTCACCCGATACCTGGGCCCTGCGTGCGACCTCTCTCTCTTTGACTTCAAACAAGGCATCTTGTGCTATCCAGCCCCCAAG GCCCATTCCTTGGCTGTCCCCAGCAGGAAGCGGAAGAAGCCTTCAAAGCCAGCCAAGGCTCGGAAACGTCAGGTTGGCCCCCAAAAGAGTGAGGTCAGGAAGGAGACCCCAAGGGATGAGACCAAGGCTGACGCTAACCCAGCCCCAGCTTCACTTCCTGCACCTGG GTGCTGTGAGAACTGTGGAATCAGCTTCTCAGGGGATGGTACCCGAAGGCAGAGGCTCAAGACTTTGTGCAAGGACTGCCGAG cacagagaattgCTTTCAACCGGGAGCAGAGGATGTTTAAG CGTGTGGGCTGTGGGGAGTGCACAGCCTGCCAGGTAACAGAAGACTGTGGGGCCTGCTCCACCTGCCTTCTGCAGTTGCCCCATGACGTGGCATCGGGGCTGTTCTGCAAGTGTGAGCAAAGACGGTGCCTCCGGATTGTGGAAAGG AGCCGAGGATGTGGAGTATGCCGGGGCTGTCAGACCCGAGAGGACTGTGGGCGTTGTCGAGTCTGCCTTCGCCCTCCCCGCCCTGGTCTCAGGCGCCAGTGGAAGTGCGTCCAGCGGCGTTGCTTACGG gGTAAACATGGCCGCCGCAGGGGAGGCTGTGACTCCAAGGTAGCTCCACGGCGGCGGTCCCGAGCACAGCCACTGCCTCCGCTTCTCCCGTCACAGCCTCCAGAGTCTCCAGAGCTG CACCCCAGAACCCTGGCCCCCTCGCCACGTGCCGAATTCATCTATTACTGTGTAGACGAGGACGAGCTA CAGCCTTATACGAACCGCCGGCAGAATCGCAAGTGTGGGGCCTGTACAGCCTGCCTGCGGCGGATGGACTGTGGCCACTGTGACTTCTGCTGTGACAAGCCCAAATTTGGGGGCAGCAACCAGAAGCGCCAGAAATGTCGTTGGCGCCAATGCCTGCAGTTTGCTATG AAGCGGCTGCTGCCAAGTGTCTGGGCAGGGTCTGAGGATGGGTCAGAGCCGCCCCCACCTTACCCTCGTCGAAAAAGGCCTGGCTCTGCTCGAAGGCCTCGTCTGGGTCAGACCTTGAAGCCTCccttggccacacctacagcccGACGAGACCATACCCAGACTTCAATGAAGCAGGAAACGGGCGGTGGCTTTGTGCTGCCCCCACCTGGCACTGACCTTGTGTTCTTACGGGAGGGTGCAAGCAGTCCTGTGCAGGTGCCTGGCCCAGCTCCAGCTTCCACAGAAGCTTTGTTGCAG GTGAAGCAAGAGAAGGCGGATGCCCAGGAAGACTGGACACCGGGCACAGCCATCCTGACTTCTCCTGTATTGCTGCCGGGCTGCCCCAGCAAG ACAGTAGATCCAGGCCTTCCAGCTGTGAAGCAAGAGCCACCTGACCCTGAGGAGGACAAGGAGGAGAACAAGGATGACTCTGCCTCTGACTTGGCcccagaggaggaggcaggaggggctggcACGCCCGTG ATCACGGAGATTTTCAGCCTGGGTGGAACCCGCCTCCGGGACACAGCAGTCTGGTTGCCAAG
- the MBD1 gene encoding methyl-CpG-binding domain protein 1 isoform X25, translating to MAEDWLDCPALGPGWKRREVFRKSGATCGRSDTYYQSPTGDRIRSKVELTRYLGPACDLSLFDFKQGILCYPAPKAHSLAVPSRKRKKPSKPAKARKRQVGPQKSEVRKETPRDETKADANPAPASLPAPGCCENCGISFSGDGTRRQRLKTLCKDCRAQRIAFNREQRMFKRVGCGECTACQVTEDCGACSTCLLQLPHDVASGLFCKCEQRRCLRIVERSRGCGVCRGCQTREDCGRCRVCLRPPRPGLRRQWKCVQRRCLRGKHGRRRGGCDSKVAPRRRSRAQPLPPLLPSQPPESPELHPRTLAPSPRAEFIYYCVDEDELQPYTNRRQNRKCGACTACLRRMDCGHCDFCCDKPKFGGSNQKRQKCRWRQCLQFAMKRLLPSVWAGSEDGSEPPPPYPRRKRPGSARRPRLGQTLKPPLATPTARRDHTQTSMKQETGGGFVLPPPGTDLVFLREGASSPVQVPGPAPASTEALLQEAQCPGLSWVVALPQVKQEKADAQEDWTPGTAILTSPVLLPGCPSKTVDPGLPAVKQEPPDPEEDKEENKDDSASDLAPEEEAGGAGTPVITEIFSLGGTRLRDTAVWLPSLQDRQSRREEGCKVWETKDTLAPMSTSWNPRGWPGTHVSLSPPPTSMIWVSCRRSWCPSSQS from the exons ATGGCTGAGGACTGGCTGGACTGCccggccctgggccctggctggAAGCGCCGTGAGGTCTTTCGAAAGTCAGGTGCCACCTGCGGACGCTCAGACACCTATTACCAGAG CCCCACAGGAGACAGGATCCGAAGCAAAGTTGAGCTCACCCGATACCTGGGCCCTGCGTGCGACCTCTCTCTCTTTGACTTCAAACAAGGCATCTTGTGCTATCCAGCCCCCAAG GCCCATTCCTTGGCTGTCCCCAGCAGGAAGCGGAAGAAGCCTTCAAAGCCAGCCAAGGCTCGGAAACGTCAGGTTGGCCCCCAAAAGAGTGAGGTCAGGAAGGAGACCCCAAGGGATGAGACCAAGGCTGACGCTAACCCAGCCCCAGCTTCACTTCCTGCACCTGG GTGCTGTGAGAACTGTGGAATCAGCTTCTCAGGGGATGGTACCCGAAGGCAGAGGCTCAAGACTTTGTGCAAGGACTGCCGAG cacagagaattgCTTTCAACCGGGAGCAGAGGATGTTTAAG CGTGTGGGCTGTGGGGAGTGCACAGCCTGCCAGGTAACAGAAGACTGTGGGGCCTGCTCCACCTGCCTTCTGCAGTTGCCCCATGACGTGGCATCGGGGCTGTTCTGCAAGTGTGAGCAAAGACGGTGCCTCCGGATTGTGGAAAGG AGCCGAGGATGTGGAGTATGCCGGGGCTGTCAGACCCGAGAGGACTGTGGGCGTTGTCGAGTCTGCCTTCGCCCTCCCCGCCCTGGTCTCAGGCGCCAGTGGAAGTGCGTCCAGCGGCGTTGCTTACGG gGTAAACATGGCCGCCGCAGGGGAGGCTGTGACTCCAAGGTAGCTCCACGGCGGCGGTCCCGAGCACAGCCACTGCCTCCGCTTCTCCCGTCACAGCCTCCAGAGTCTCCAGAGCTG CACCCCAGAACCCTGGCCCCCTCGCCACGTGCCGAATTCATCTATTACTGTGTAGACGAGGACGAGCTA CAGCCTTATACGAACCGCCGGCAGAATCGCAAGTGTGGGGCCTGTACAGCCTGCCTGCGGCGGATGGACTGTGGCCACTGTGACTTCTGCTGTGACAAGCCCAAATTTGGGGGCAGCAACCAGAAGCGCCAGAAATGTCGTTGGCGCCAATGCCTGCAGTTTGCTATG AAGCGGCTGCTGCCAAGTGTCTGGGCAGGGTCTGAGGATGGGTCAGAGCCGCCCCCACCTTACCCTCGTCGAAAAAGGCCTGGCTCTGCTCGAAGGCCTCGTCTGGGTCAGACCTTGAAGCCTCccttggccacacctacagcccGACGAGACCATACCCAGACTTCAATGAAGCAGGAAACGGGCGGTGGCTTTGTGCTGCCCCCACCTGGCACTGACCTTGTGTTCTTACGGGAGGGTGCAAGCAGTCCTGTGCAGGTGCCTGGCCCAGCTCCAGCTTCCACAGAAGCTTTGTTGCAG GAGGCCCAGTGCCCTGGCCTGAGTTGGGTTGTGGCCTTACCCCAGGTGAAGCAAGAGAAGGCGGATGCCCAGGAAGACTGGACACCGGGCACAGCCATCCTGACTTCTCCTGTATTGCTGCCGGGCTGCCCCAGCAAG ACAGTAGATCCAGGCCTTCCAGCTGTGAAGCAAGAGCCACCTGACCCTGAGGAGGACAAGGAGGAGAACAAGGATGACTCTGCCTCTGACTTGGCcccagaggaggaggcaggaggggctggcACGCCCGTG ATCACGGAGATTTTCAGCCTGGGTGGAACCCGCCTCCGGGACACAGCAGTCTGGTTGCCAAG
- the MBD1 gene encoding methyl-CpG-binding domain protein 1 isoform X14 produces MFKRVGCGECTACQVTEDCGACSTCLLQLPHDVASGLFCKCEQRRCLRIVERSRGCGVCRGCQTREDCGRCRVCLRPPRPGLRRQWKCVQRRCLRHLAHRLRRHHQRCQRRPSLAVAPPAGKHGRRRGGCDSKVAPRRRSRAQPLPPLLPSQPPESPELHPRTLAPSPRAEFIYYCVDEDELQPYTNRRQNRKCGACTACLRRMDCGHCDFCCDKPKFGGSNQKRQKCRWRQCLQFAMKRLLPSVWAGSEDGSEPPPPYPRRKRPGSARRPRLGQTLKPPLATPTARRDHTQTSMKQETGGGFVLPPPGTDLVFLREGASSPVQVPGPAPASTEALLQVKQEKADAQEDWTPGTAILTSPVLLPGCPSKTVDPGLPAVKQEPPDPEEDKEENKDDSASDLAPEEEAGGAGTPVITEIFSLGGTRLRDTAVWLPRTGNREGKKDVKCGRPRTHWRP; encoded by the exons ATGTTTAAG CGTGTGGGCTGTGGGGAGTGCACAGCCTGCCAGGTAACAGAAGACTGTGGGGCCTGCTCCACCTGCCTTCTGCAGTTGCCCCATGACGTGGCATCGGGGCTGTTCTGCAAGTGTGAGCAAAGACGGTGCCTCCGGATTGTGGAAAGG AGCCGAGGATGTGGAGTATGCCGGGGCTGTCAGACCCGAGAGGACTGTGGGCGTTGTCGAGTCTGCCTTCGCCCTCCCCGCCCTGGTCTCAGGCGCCAGTGGAAGTGCGTCCAGCGGCGTTGCTTACGG CACCTTGCCCATCGCCTCCGTCGCCACCATCAGCGATGTCAACGACGCCCTTCCCTAGCTGTGGCTCCCCCTGCT gGTAAACATGGCCGCCGCAGGGGAGGCTGTGACTCCAAGGTAGCTCCACGGCGGCGGTCCCGAGCACAGCCACTGCCTCCGCTTCTCCCGTCACAGCCTCCAGAGTCTCCAGAGCTG CACCCCAGAACCCTGGCCCCCTCGCCACGTGCCGAATTCATCTATTACTGTGTAGACGAGGACGAGCTA CAGCCTTATACGAACCGCCGGCAGAATCGCAAGTGTGGGGCCTGTACAGCCTGCCTGCGGCGGATGGACTGTGGCCACTGTGACTTCTGCTGTGACAAGCCCAAATTTGGGGGCAGCAACCAGAAGCGCCAGAAATGTCGTTGGCGCCAATGCCTGCAGTTTGCTATG AAGCGGCTGCTGCCAAGTGTCTGGGCAGGGTCTGAGGATGGGTCAGAGCCGCCCCCACCTTACCCTCGTCGAAAAAGGCCTGGCTCTGCTCGAAGGCCTCGTCTGGGTCAGACCTTGAAGCCTCccttggccacacctacagcccGACGAGACCATACCCAGACTTCAATGAAGCAGGAAACGGGCGGTGGCTTTGTGCTGCCCCCACCTGGCACTGACCTTGTGTTCTTACGGGAGGGTGCAAGCAGTCCTGTGCAGGTGCCTGGCCCAGCTCCAGCTTCCACAGAAGCTTTGTTGCAG GTGAAGCAAGAGAAGGCGGATGCCCAGGAAGACTGGACACCGGGCACAGCCATCCTGACTTCTCCTGTATTGCTGCCGGGCTGCCCCAGCAAG ACAGTAGATCCAGGCCTTCCAGCTGTGAAGCAAGAGCCACCTGACCCTGAGGAGGACAAGGAGGAGAACAAGGATGACTCTGCCTCTGACTTGGCcccagaggaggaggcaggaggggctggcACGCCCGTG ATCACGGAGATTTTCAGCCTGGGTGGAACCCGCCTCCGGGACACAGCAGTCTGGTTGCCAAG
- the MBD1 gene encoding methyl-CpG-binding domain protein 1 isoform X17 yields MFKRVGCGECTACQVTEDCGACSTCLLQLPHDVASGLFCKCEQRRCLRIVERSRGCGVCRGCQTREDCGRCRVCLRPPRPGLRRQWKCVQRRCLRGKHGRRRGGCDSKVAPRRRSRAQPLPPLLPSQPPESPELHPRTLAPSPRAEFIYYCVDEDELQPYTNRRQNRKCGACTACLRRMDCGHCDFCCDKPKFGGSNQKRQKCRWRQCLQFAMKRLLPSVWAGSEDGSEPPPPYPRRKRPGSARRPRLGQTLKPPLATPTARRDHTQTSMKQETGGGFVLPPPGTDLVFLREGASSPVQVPGPAPASTEALLQEAQCPGLSWVVALPQVKQEKADAQEDWTPGTAILTSPVLLPGCPSKTVDPGLPAVKQEPPDPEEDKEENKDDSASDLAPEEEAGGAGTPVITEIFSLGGTRLRDTAVWLPRSKDLKKPGARKQ; encoded by the exons ATGTTTAAG CGTGTGGGCTGTGGGGAGTGCACAGCCTGCCAGGTAACAGAAGACTGTGGGGCCTGCTCCACCTGCCTTCTGCAGTTGCCCCATGACGTGGCATCGGGGCTGTTCTGCAAGTGTGAGCAAAGACGGTGCCTCCGGATTGTGGAAAGG AGCCGAGGATGTGGAGTATGCCGGGGCTGTCAGACCCGAGAGGACTGTGGGCGTTGTCGAGTCTGCCTTCGCCCTCCCCGCCCTGGTCTCAGGCGCCAGTGGAAGTGCGTCCAGCGGCGTTGCTTACGG gGTAAACATGGCCGCCGCAGGGGAGGCTGTGACTCCAAGGTAGCTCCACGGCGGCGGTCCCGAGCACAGCCACTGCCTCCGCTTCTCCCGTCACAGCCTCCAGAGTCTCCAGAGCTG CACCCCAGAACCCTGGCCCCCTCGCCACGTGCCGAATTCATCTATTACTGTGTAGACGAGGACGAGCTA CAGCCTTATACGAACCGCCGGCAGAATCGCAAGTGTGGGGCCTGTACAGCCTGCCTGCGGCGGATGGACTGTGGCCACTGTGACTTCTGCTGTGACAAGCCCAAATTTGGGGGCAGCAACCAGAAGCGCCAGAAATGTCGTTGGCGCCAATGCCTGCAGTTTGCTATG AAGCGGCTGCTGCCAAGTGTCTGGGCAGGGTCTGAGGATGGGTCAGAGCCGCCCCCACCTTACCCTCGTCGAAAAAGGCCTGGCTCTGCTCGAAGGCCTCGTCTGGGTCAGACCTTGAAGCCTCccttggccacacctacagcccGACGAGACCATACCCAGACTTCAATGAAGCAGGAAACGGGCGGTGGCTTTGTGCTGCCCCCACCTGGCACTGACCTTGTGTTCTTACGGGAGGGTGCAAGCAGTCCTGTGCAGGTGCCTGGCCCAGCTCCAGCTTCCACAGAAGCTTTGTTGCAG GAGGCCCAGTGCCCTGGCCTGAGTTGGGTTGTGGCCTTACCCCAGGTGAAGCAAGAGAAGGCGGATGCCCAGGAAGACTGGACACCGGGCACAGCCATCCTGACTTCTCCTGTATTGCTGCCGGGCTGCCCCAGCAAG ACAGTAGATCCAGGCCTTCCAGCTGTGAAGCAAGAGCCACCTGACCCTGAGGAGGACAAGGAGGAGAACAAGGATGACTCTGCCTCTGACTTGGCcccagaggaggaggcaggaggggctggcACGCCCGTG ATCACGGAGATTTTCAGCCTGGGTGGAACCCGCCTCCGGGACACAGCAGTCTGGTTGCCAAG
- the MBD1 gene encoding methyl-CpG-binding domain protein 1 isoform X24 — translation MAEDWLDCPALGPGWKRREVFRKSGATCGRSDTYYQSPTGDRIRSKVELTRYLGPACDLSLFDFKQGILCYPAPKAHSLAVPSRKRKKPSKPAKARKRQVGPQKSEVRKETPRDETKADANPAPASLPAPGCCENCGISFSGDGTRRQRLKTLCKDCRAQRIAFNREQRMFKRVGCGECTACQVTEDCGACSTCLLQLPHDVASGLFCKCEQRRCLRIVERSRGCGVCRGCQTREDCGRCRVCLRPPRPGLRRQWKCVQRRCLRHLAHRLRRHHQRCQRRPSLAVAPPAGKHGRRRGGCDSKVAPRRRSRAQPLPPLLPSQPPESPELHPRTLAPSPRAEFIYYCVDEDELQPYTNRRQNRKCGACTACLRRMDCGHCDFCCDKPKFGGSNQKRQKCRWRQCLQFAMKRLLPSVWAGSEDGSEPPPPYPRRKRPGSARRPRLGQTLKPPLATPTARRDHTQTSMKQETGGGFVLPPPGTDLVFLREGASSPVQVPGPAPASTEALLQVKQEKADAQEDWTPGTAILTSPVLLPGCPSKTVDPGLPAVKQEPPDPEEDKEENKDDSASDLAPEEEAGGAGTPVITEIFSLGGTRLRDTAVWLPSLQDRQSRREEGCKVWETKDTLAPMSTSWNPRGWPGTHVSLSPPPTSMIWVSCRRSWCPSSQS, via the exons ATGGCTGAGGACTGGCTGGACTGCccggccctgggccctggctggAAGCGCCGTGAGGTCTTTCGAAAGTCAGGTGCCACCTGCGGACGCTCAGACACCTATTACCAGAG CCCCACAGGAGACAGGATCCGAAGCAAAGTTGAGCTCACCCGATACCTGGGCCCTGCGTGCGACCTCTCTCTCTTTGACTTCAAACAAGGCATCTTGTGCTATCCAGCCCCCAAG GCCCATTCCTTGGCTGTCCCCAGCAGGAAGCGGAAGAAGCCTTCAAAGCCAGCCAAGGCTCGGAAACGTCAGGTTGGCCCCCAAAAGAGTGAGGTCAGGAAGGAGACCCCAAGGGATGAGACCAAGGCTGACGCTAACCCAGCCCCAGCTTCACTTCCTGCACCTGG GTGCTGTGAGAACTGTGGAATCAGCTTCTCAGGGGATGGTACCCGAAGGCAGAGGCTCAAGACTTTGTGCAAGGACTGCCGAG cacagagaattgCTTTCAACCGGGAGCAGAGGATGTTTAAG CGTGTGGGCTGTGGGGAGTGCACAGCCTGCCAGGTAACAGAAGACTGTGGGGCCTGCTCCACCTGCCTTCTGCAGTTGCCCCATGACGTGGCATCGGGGCTGTTCTGCAAGTGTGAGCAAAGACGGTGCCTCCGGATTGTGGAAAGG AGCCGAGGATGTGGAGTATGCCGGGGCTGTCAGACCCGAGAGGACTGTGGGCGTTGTCGAGTCTGCCTTCGCCCTCCCCGCCCTGGTCTCAGGCGCCAGTGGAAGTGCGTCCAGCGGCGTTGCTTACGG CACCTTGCCCATCGCCTCCGTCGCCACCATCAGCGATGTCAACGACGCCCTTCCCTAGCTGTGGCTCCCCCTGCT gGTAAACATGGCCGCCGCAGGGGAGGCTGTGACTCCAAGGTAGCTCCACGGCGGCGGTCCCGAGCACAGCCACTGCCTCCGCTTCTCCCGTCACAGCCTCCAGAGTCTCCAGAGCTG CACCCCAGAACCCTGGCCCCCTCGCCACGTGCCGAATTCATCTATTACTGTGTAGACGAGGACGAGCTA CAGCCTTATACGAACCGCCGGCAGAATCGCAAGTGTGGGGCCTGTACAGCCTGCCTGCGGCGGATGGACTGTGGCCACTGTGACTTCTGCTGTGACAAGCCCAAATTTGGGGGCAGCAACCAGAAGCGCCAGAAATGTCGTTGGCGCCAATGCCTGCAGTTTGCTATG AAGCGGCTGCTGCCAAGTGTCTGGGCAGGGTCTGAGGATGGGTCAGAGCCGCCCCCACCTTACCCTCGTCGAAAAAGGCCTGGCTCTGCTCGAAGGCCTCGTCTGGGTCAGACCTTGAAGCCTCccttggccacacctacagcccGACGAGACCATACCCAGACTTCAATGAAGCAGGAAACGGGCGGTGGCTTTGTGCTGCCCCCACCTGGCACTGACCTTGTGTTCTTACGGGAGGGTGCAAGCAGTCCTGTGCAGGTGCCTGGCCCAGCTCCAGCTTCCACAGAAGCTTTGTTGCAG GTGAAGCAAGAGAAGGCGGATGCCCAGGAAGACTGGACACCGGGCACAGCCATCCTGACTTCTCCTGTATTGCTGCCGGGCTGCCCCAGCAAG ACAGTAGATCCAGGCCTTCCAGCTGTGAAGCAAGAGCCACCTGACCCTGAGGAGGACAAGGAGGAGAACAAGGATGACTCTGCCTCTGACTTGGCcccagaggaggaggcaggaggggctggcACGCCCGTG ATCACGGAGATTTTCAGCCTGGGTGGAACCCGCCTCCGGGACACAGCAGTCTGGTTGCCAAG
- the MBD1 gene encoding methyl-CpG-binding domain protein 1 isoform X7 translates to MFKRVGCGECTACQVTEDCGACSTCLLQLPHDVASGLFCKCEQRRCLRIVERSRGCGVCRGCQTREDCGRCRVCLRPPRPGLRRQWKCVQRRCLRHLAHRLRRHHQRCQRRPSLAVAPPAGKHGRRRGGCDSKVAPRRRSRAQPLPPLLPSQPPESPELHPRTLAPSPRAEFIYYCVDEDELQPYTNRRQNRKCGACTACLRRMDCGHCDFCCDKPKFGGSNQKRQKCRWRQCLQFAMKRLLPSVWAGSEDGSEPPPPYPRRKRPGSARRPRLGQTLKPPLATPTARRDHTQTSMKQETGGGFVLPPPGTDLVFLREGASSPVQVPGPAPASTEALLQEAQCPGLSWVVALPQVKQEKADAQEDWTPGTAILTSPVLLPGCPSKTVDPGLPAVKQEPPDPEEDKEENKDDSASDLAPEEEAGGAGTPVITEIFSLGGTRLRDTAVWLPRLRKLLAVNENEYFTELQLKEEAL, encoded by the exons ATGTTTAAG CGTGTGGGCTGTGGGGAGTGCACAGCCTGCCAGGTAACAGAAGACTGTGGGGCCTGCTCCACCTGCCTTCTGCAGTTGCCCCATGACGTGGCATCGGGGCTGTTCTGCAAGTGTGAGCAAAGACGGTGCCTCCGGATTGTGGAAAGG AGCCGAGGATGTGGAGTATGCCGGGGCTGTCAGACCCGAGAGGACTGTGGGCGTTGTCGAGTCTGCCTTCGCCCTCCCCGCCCTGGTCTCAGGCGCCAGTGGAAGTGCGTCCAGCGGCGTTGCTTACGG CACCTTGCCCATCGCCTCCGTCGCCACCATCAGCGATGTCAACGACGCCCTTCCCTAGCTGTGGCTCCCCCTGCT gGTAAACATGGCCGCCGCAGGGGAGGCTGTGACTCCAAGGTAGCTCCACGGCGGCGGTCCCGAGCACAGCCACTGCCTCCGCTTCTCCCGTCACAGCCTCCAGAGTCTCCAGAGCTG CACCCCAGAACCCTGGCCCCCTCGCCACGTGCCGAATTCATCTATTACTGTGTAGACGAGGACGAGCTA CAGCCTTATACGAACCGCCGGCAGAATCGCAAGTGTGGGGCCTGTACAGCCTGCCTGCGGCGGATGGACTGTGGCCACTGTGACTTCTGCTGTGACAAGCCCAAATTTGGGGGCAGCAACCAGAAGCGCCAGAAATGTCGTTGGCGCCAATGCCTGCAGTTTGCTATG AAGCGGCTGCTGCCAAGTGTCTGGGCAGGGTCTGAGGATGGGTCAGAGCCGCCCCCACCTTACCCTCGTCGAAAAAGGCCTGGCTCTGCTCGAAGGCCTCGTCTGGGTCAGACCTTGAAGCCTCccttggccacacctacagcccGACGAGACCATACCCAGACTTCAATGAAGCAGGAAACGGGCGGTGGCTTTGTGCTGCCCCCACCTGGCACTGACCTTGTGTTCTTACGGGAGGGTGCAAGCAGTCCTGTGCAGGTGCCTGGCCCAGCTCCAGCTTCCACAGAAGCTTTGTTGCAG GAGGCCCAGTGCCCTGGCCTGAGTTGGGTTGTGGCCTTACCCCAGGTGAAGCAAGAGAAGGCGGATGCCCAGGAAGACTGGACACCGGGCACAGCCATCCTGACTTCTCCTGTATTGCTGCCGGGCTGCCCCAGCAAG ACAGTAGATCCAGGCCTTCCAGCTGTGAAGCAAGAGCCACCTGACCCTGAGGAGGACAAGGAGGAGAACAAGGATGACTCTGCCTCTGACTTGGCcccagaggaggaggcaggaggggctggcACGCCCGTG ATCACGGAGATTTTCAGCCTGGGTGGAACCCGCCTCCGGGACACAGCAGTCTGGTTGCCAAG